The segment TCTCTAACATCTCCTCCAACATTctgtttgatttaaggatacttTTTAAATCCTTGGTCAGTTTTTGAATACCGTGAAGAAATGGCCAATGACTAGACCCCTGAGATAGTATGAACTCCTACCCTGTGGTCATTCTGCAAAAGGCCTACAAAgtattaaactttatttttactACTGTCAAAATGGCTGACTTACAAGAGCTTCAAAAAAAAGTCAGTGAAATTGAAATCTGAATTTTTAGTCATAGAGGTTTTCACTATGTTCCCTTCTCTTCTGTGTTTGCTTTTCACAAAGATTCAGGAATGATCGCATAAGCAACCAATTTTAAGTCAACGTTGCAGACTATTAATAAAAAGCTAAAGctttttaatattatattattaatattatattatattatattatgcTAAATATTTGCACCAGACGTCCGATTCTAAATTATGGTCATCCAGTCAAAGAGCAGAAGTGTATTACATGCCCTAGACATCTAATCAAAACAGCTCAGTTTGAATTTCAGATATGGAATATTTACAAAAACTGCTCATGAATAAGCCAGCCGCAGACCAAGAATTTGTTTCAGAAATTATTTGGCAAATTATTTTGAACAGCAAATAACTTTGAAATAATGAAGAAAATCATGGACAATATGGAAACAGAAAAAGCCACAAAATGCATCTGTTTGATTTATCGCTCCAGGAGATGCCCCCAAGGTGTGTGTGCTGACTTACTGTTTGTGAACAAGTCGCACCAATTGTGAAAAGTgaaattctcatttaaaaaaatcctcttaaATGTTTAATCTAGGTTGTTAGCAAAACAGTTAAATACATGTGGTTTGATGGTGTAACTGCTACTTTTGAAGTTTATTGTTCAAAATTCTTTGGCCCGTCcattccccccaaccctccccgcCAAAAAAGCCTAAGAGAAAAGTTATGTTATACTGAAACTAGAGGAGAGTAAACAGGGAACTGAATGATTCAGGGACTAAGTCAAGGGCCTTTTACTTTTGTGACAATAATTAAGAGTCCCAGCTCTAGTACAAAGTGAAATCGATTGAGTGGTCTGAGGTTCTGACCCCCGGTGGGTAGTAGCTAGCTGTACAAACAATGCATAATATTCTGGAAGGATTTAGGACAACTGGCAGTTTGTGCTCACTAAAGACATGGGACTGAGGTGGAATGCAGAATAAACCACCTCTCATGTGTGCAGAGGGTGGTCTTCCCAAGTCAAGGTTAATGGCATTCGTGCAGGGAGTGTGGGAAAGCATGCATTACTGCTACCGTTGCCACAAATGGCCTGTGAATAGATTAAGGGACTTCCGTTTCCATAACAACGAGTCACTTAAACTAAATGAAcaaaactgtatttaaaaaacagaaacaaaaattctATACATCATCTTAACAACATACAAAATGCTTTTGTCCCAACAGCAAAccagggagaaagaaagagagggaatGTGTGTATGTAGTAAACACACATCCTCCAAATGAAGTCTTCTAGGGCTTTCTGTTTACCAGTAATTAGTTTTCAGGACAGTGCCAATGGCACCAAGTCCTTGCAAGTAATTAACTGCAGTTTTCTGGCTGAGTATTATTACCCCTCTGCAATTATAGCTAGAAGACAAAACACAAGGAGCCAGCAAAAGGCTACATTCTGTTTTTTCGCTAAAACTTTGTTTACTCACAGACCCACCATGAGCATTGTTTCTCTGTTTTTAGGACTCATCTGTGGATTGCTGTTGATGTTTTGTTCTTACTTCCCAGGGGCAGGGAAATGCCAGTTTATCTGGGGAAGAGATGAACAGTTAAGCAAGGCCATCCTGGAAATGCTACATATCAATAAGTTATCCATACCTCTCAGAACCAAACCTCACCACTACATGAAGTTAGTCTATCATCTACGAAATCCACCAGCCTTAAACAGTGAAGGGACTCTTGTGCAGAGTTTCAGGAGAATCCAAGGTAGGAAACTGACCACTATTTATTTGTGATTTACATCATATATTGAATAACTTTAAACATTACCATGATAAACAATTCCTAAGCGGAAAAAAATATTGCCATTTTGAAatgctttccttttaaaaacaggttatccaatagattttctttttttttttccttcttcttcgtATCATTAATGACATTGCTTTTATAAACCTATTACTTTACCATTTCAATATTGCTTTATACATTTTATAAGACACAGCATTTGTTTTGAAGGATCTCTCTGCAGTCTCCAAGGCCGGAGTTAAATAAAAAGGGCTAGGGCATCATTTTCTTTCAAGTGACTGCTTTGAGGAAAGAGCAGTTAAGAAATGAGATGCTACCTTAACTCCCAACCAGCTAAACTTCCGTCACCAGTTGAAATTACCTGCACATGTCAGTCTTATGGAGCACTATTTGTCTATTGCCAAGACAAACCACATCAAAAAAAGTCCTTACTCACATTACTAACAAcagttgatattttaaaaaacgagtttttaaaaatctcatttactTGTCACCATTTATCCAGTCTGTTTACTTTGTGCTTGTCATGCTGCTTGGGCAGTGAAACCAGAACGGCATGTGTATGTTGAGAATATAACTATTAAGGCTGATGGTTCAGAAGTCTGGAGATTTTATGCAAGTAACTTAACACCCTAATTTGCACACTTGATGACTATATCTAATCTTGTTACATGAAAGACAGCAAATGGCATGATTACCAGACAGAAGCCTGGCAAGGTTACAgcataaaaaaaagtttcaggaaTACAGAAATCTCTTCAGAGTGGTTCTGGCATCTCCCTGGGTCTGTGTCTAGATAATTCTGGGGCTTATTTGGCTACTTCTTGTCCTGGGCCAAGTAAAGGTCTGTGGTTGGAGTTACCACTACCCCTTGGTCCTGGCTGTTGCTTgccctgtgctggggaggggaactAGATGCTTTCTGCCATCAACTGGGGGATGCTCTGGTTGGGATGCTGGCCCTCAGCTGAGTCTCGCTCTGGCTGCTCTTTGTCCCTTGCGTCCTGGCTATAGGGCGTGGAGGGTGGCTCAAGCCCTGGCTGTGGCTCCTGCTTCCTGTTACAGCTTACAGGCCCCTGTACTCGGAGATACTGGGCAGTGCTCTACCCATCTATCACTCTAGCTATAAGTCTATGGCCATGGTGGATTATGCTGTAGAGTATGTTTCTAGGGTTAGAGTCCTGGAGGACTCCAGACAGAAATCCCATGCAGAGAAGCCCTAACCAAAGAGACACGGCTAAGAGTGTCTCCTCAGGTCTCTAAATTAGGATTGACCTCCTGGGCTAAATACAAACATAGTGCTACCTGGAACGGGTAGGCTGGAGTGGGGCTAGCTCCCACACTACAAGTGCCAATGTCCCAAAAGGGCACGGACATCTAGCGTGGAGGTAGCGGTAGGCTCCAGGTCTCCTGCACACATGCTATTGTCAGCAGTGGGTGGCAGGAGACAGCAAGCACTGCTCCATTTTAGAGCAGCTGTTAAAAGCACCGCTGAGCATCCTATGCCTCATTGTTCTGGGATATTGTGCTCTGAACCAGTAAGGGCCCTCAGGCACCCTAGGTAAATAAATGCTGCAGTGATGAGGTCTGAGTGAATAATCTAAGACAAGTGGGAACCATCTGAACTTAACCTGAGTCATAGCATACCTGGGaaaagagaaatgggatattTACAGTGCCACATGTCTTGGGCTTCCACATGGATGGGTGAATGACATGGATGAGGGAAGAAGGTGAATTATCTGGCAAGGAGAGTCACACATCATCCACAGTCTTCCACATAGTGATTAGTGTGGGCCCTCTTCAGTTTTGGACCTGGCCAAACTGACTAGTCTGGGTCCAGATAGTGCATCAGTCCTAAAAACTGGGTGGGCTTCTTCTAATCTATGGTATCAGATTGGACCCTGATGACCTATAAAAGGACATCCTTTGTGCTGGTGAGGCGGAACATAGTGTCTACAGTGTAAGACTAAGGTCCTGTCCACACCAGGAgcagaactgggctctgaagcTATTTATTTCCTACAAACTCTCTTCCATTCCTGCTGTTGTATCCTAGAAGTTAACTAACTAATGCTCCAACAGTCCATCCCCATCCTGCTCAGGGTCCAGTGCACTGGTTAGTCCTGGGAGAATGCATTTTAAGTAGGGCTATCGCgcgataaaaaaaattaatcgcgattaatcgtgtgattaacagtgcaattaatcgcaattaatttttttaaacgacactagaataccatttattttaaatattttggatgtttacaacattttcaaatatattaatttcaattacaacacagaatccaaagtgtacagtgctcactttttatttatttttgattacaaatatttgcactgtaaaaaacaaaagaaatagtatttttcagttcacctaatacaagtactgtagtgaaatctctttatcatgaaagttgaacttacaaatgtagaattatgtacaaaaaaactgcattcaaaaataaaacaatgtagaactttagagcctacaactacactcagtcctacttcttgttcagccagtcgcaaagagaaacaagtttggttacaatttacaggaaataatgctgcctgcttcttgtttacaatgtcacctgaaagtgagaacaggcgttctcaagGCACTGTTGTatccggcattgcaagatatttgcgtgccaaatgcgctaaagattcatatgtcccttcattcttcaactgccattccagaggacatgcgtccatgctgatgatgggttctgcttgataacgatccaaagcagtgtggactgatgcacgctgattttcatcatctgagtcaggtgccactcacatcggtaccttctttgcgttttgtcaaatctgctgtgaaagtgttcttaaaacgaacaacatgtgctgggtcaccatccgagactgcaacaacatgaaatatatggcagaatgcgggtgaaacagagcaggaggcatacaattctcccccaaggagtacagtcacaaatttcactgacgcattatttttttacgAGCTTCATCagcctggaagcatgtcctctggaatggtggccaaagaatggaaggggcatacgaatgtttaatatatctggcatgtaaataccttgcaacgctggctacaaaagtgccatgtgaacgcctgttctcactttcagatgacattgtaaataagaagcaggcagcagtatctcccgtcaatggaaacaaacttgtttgtcttagcgagtggcagaataagaagtaggactgagtggactggtaggctctaaagttttacattgttttgtttttgagtgaagttatgtaaccaaaaaaaatctgcattggtaagttacactttcaagataaagagattgcacttcagtacttgtatgaggtgaactgaaaaatactatttcttttgtttatcatttttacagtgcatatatttgtaatacaaaataataacataaagtgagctctgtgcactttgtattctgggttgtaattgaaatcaatattgaaaatgtagaaaaacatccacaaatatttaataaatttcagttggtattctattgttataagtgcgattaattgtgattaattttttgaggtaatcgcatgagttaactgcgattaattgacagccctaattttaagcAATGTGTCCTTTGACTTTCCATGCCCAACTGACAATAAGATGCTACTTTTAATTGGCGATCAGATAAGAAACAAATATTCTCCCCCATCTGGGACGATTTAGTAGATTTATTTAGAGCCAAACTCAGCCTGCAGATGTGTGTGCCAATTGTACTGATCTTGATGCAGCTGGCGTGCATATAGCTGAGTGTGGAATTTGGTTCTCAGGAACCTAAGGCACAGATATAACAGCCAGTTTGTATGAAACAAGATCATCTTAGCTTATCTTAAACAAATAAGCATATGAAataaaacagagaagaaaaactaTTAGCGAGCAAGAGAGTTGCAGGGAAAACAGACAGAAGAGTTTAGTGAAACCCACTCGGGACCTTAGACCTTGGCTGACATCCAAAGTACTGtcttaaatgaaataaaaattaggCATACACTGACGTGGTTGGAAATCtctgttaaaaaataataataaaaggagcCAAATCTGAGCTGGCAGCAAAACCAGGCTGCACATCTCTCTCCAGAACGGTTGAACCAGTGAGATCATTAGCAAGGTAAGACCATTACAGCAATGCCATGTTTCATTAAGGGcctgtaaatatttctgttttatcaATTGAGTGTCAGGGAGGTACAATTCagccattaaaaacaaacaaaatatgttgCAAGTTGAAACTTAAGCCCATGCAAACAAATTTGTGACTTCAAACAATTCTTTTAATAGACGTGTTTACAAATATTCACAAAGGTCATACTAAAGTtactaaaaagaaataaaatatcgTCTGGAAATTTACTGATTTCAAGGTCATAGCATGTTTctaaataaatacagattttttaTTTGAAGTTACATTTTGcatcaatatttttaaagttttacaagggttgggccagattcactggtaCACCCTGACTTTAAGCCACTCGAGTGCCTTAAAATAGGTTTGTGGTGACTTACTGTCATGAGATCAGCGCAAATCAACCAGAGCATACTTGGGTACCTGGCCCTTGGATTTCATAATACAGTTTTACTCTGTTCCCGCACGCTTCAATAATTAATTGGTTTTGTAAAATGCACCTACTGAGAATTTCTAGGtacacacacagaaagaaaatCACAGTTTAAAGTAAGTGAACTGACACAACGTCAACAACAAAAATCTCATGATACAACAAAACTCAGTCCTCTCTCCCTTAAACAAGAAACtcatctcccctccctgctctttcTCAAAAGCACCTCTTTCAACAAATCAGCCTCTTAGTGAAGCAAAACACAAATAGGTCTTTCACAATGCCCTGAATATCAACAAACTTGGGTTCTGTTGAATTATTGGGGAAAGAAAATTCCAGAGCCAAGGGCCTTCATCCTCTCCTTCATCTCCCTCCTTGCCCTCCTGTCTACCCACCCTCTCTGCTCCACTGaaaccactaccaccaccactgcctcagtttcccctttagCTTCCTTGTCTACATGTTCCATGAATgaaataaaattttacatttattgTTCTCCTAGATCCAGATTTTGGCATTCCAGGATGGCTGTGGTTTAATATTTCTTACCTGAAACCTTCCATGAGGCTTGCAGAATTAGTTCTTCTCCGGAAGACTCTACACCCAGAATCGCTGACAGTCAATGTTACTGTGCACAGTATCTCCGTGGTCCAGGGAAATATCACAGAAAGCAAAGCCTTAGATGAAAAAGTGCTGATGTTAGATGAGCTACCACCATCTGGTTATGATGTCTTTAACATTTCAGCCATTTTGAATGAGACCACCTCAGATGTCATAGGCTTTCGGCTACGATTCACGGATGACAGTGGCAGCTTGGTTCTCCATGAAGCTCTGACTAAGAGCCTGTACTGTTTGAACAGATGCACCCAGAGTGAGCCCTTACTGGTGGCTTATCGCTTCCTGGTGACTGAGCTATATGGTGGAAGTAAACAGCAGGCCACTAGAGAATGCCAACACTGCGCTacagagagaaggagaaactTGCCAGAAGATTCCAGGCTACAACAGTGCAGCCGTCAACAACACTATGTGAACTTTCAGACAATGCAACTGAGCCACTGGATTCTGGAGCCTCCTGGCTTCTTCACAAGTTTTTGCAAGTAGCCACTTTTTAAATCTCTTCAATGAAGTAGGAATGTGCAAGAGTTCCAGTAACTGTTGGCTATGGGAAGTCCACTCAAATGATTGGAAAGTCAGTGTGTACCAGGTATGTCCAGCAGCACATTTGCTGGATATACCTGTTACGTTTGGCATTTAGAGTAGGAATTGGGGGTTAAAATGCCACATCTTTTCACCTTGAGAGAACTGGGTTCAGATTTGGTCACAACAGTTCAGTAATATGCTCTCAGTGTGGGGCCAAATGGGCAAATATAGATGTCTTAATGAACCCACTGTTTAGCAGGGTTGTCAGTGTTTAGAAACCAAACACTGGAACAGCAGGGTGTGACAGCAGTGAAGTTCTGATCCGGCTTTAGTCAAGCATCCGCCTACTAGCTGAAACACAGAGTACATGGTATGATTTACTCAAGCGGCATAATTTCTGAGATATAGTGGTCAATGTAGCCACAAAGTGACATGGTTTATAGAGTGGCTGGACATACCAGTTTTGTCTTTAATTTTCTGCAGTAAATCTGTTAAAACTCTTACCTAGGCACATGCATTGTCCTGCAGTAGCGAAAGGGATCAATTAGGCCTAATACTAATCCTATTCATTGCACTCACTTACTGGAAGATAAGAAAAGCAGAAGCTGCCTCTCAGATTTAACGAGAGTATCACAGACTATGCTTAAGCACCTAAATATAGTTCCATTTTATCTGTCCTTAGTCAAAAGACCAAGTGAGTTCACTTCTCTTAACCCAGAATGTTTTAGCTGTCCTTATGTATCTAATCCTAGGTCAATATATGAGCAATGTAGTATAGTTTGTCATAACTGAAACTCTATATTTTTGTGAGGCAAATTCTTCCACTTCaaggcagctggggagagggagggagggagggtatgAGGTTCAAGTCACTGGTCAGTCCAATGGAAAGAATTTGACTTTAGGGATGAATGTGAGCCTTTAGTCTACACTTTCAAAAAGTTATTCTCTTGCCCTTACAAATGCTATTTATAAGACTACTTCAGTAAGACAATAATGTCCTCCATTTGGTATATTGGCTAAAACCCTTGAATCATATTATTGAATCTCATGTTATAAAAATACATTCAGCTGCAGCAGAAACtaatatgacttttaaaaaactaactctgtatttgtggataatctaagcactatacccagatgtacagacactctttccccaacctatgtattatatatatatttttaatactagctttaataaaatgtttaaatcttTTCTTTAAGAGGAGAATGCTCTTACGAAGAATCTGGAGAGCTCTCTGAAGCACATCGGGGtgtaataaataaaacagaaaattggATGAGGTAATACATTAAATAGGACATAGATACCTATAGCCTTAATAAAAACAACACGGAGCCCAATTCTACAGCTGCTGCGTGGAAGCACGT is part of the Eretmochelys imbricata isolate rEreImb1 chromosome 5, rEreImb1.hap1, whole genome shotgun sequence genome and harbors:
- the LOC144265390 gene encoding uncharacterized protein LOC144265390 codes for the protein MLHINKLSIPLRTKPHHYMKLVYHLRNPPALNSEGTLVQSFRRIQDPDFGIPGWLWFNISYLKPSMRLAELVLLRKTLHPESLTVNVTVHSISVVQGNITESKALDEKVLMLDELPPSGYDVFNISAILNETTSDVIGFRLRFTDDSGSLVLHEALTKSLYCLNRCTQSEPLLVAYRFLVTELYGGSKQQATRECQHCATERRRNLPEDSRLQQCSRQQHYVNFQTMQLSHWILEPPGFFTSFCK